Within the Epinephelus lanceolatus isolate andai-2023 chromosome 9, ASM4190304v1, whole genome shotgun sequence genome, the region caacacacacacacaggaatgcCACCAGGATGAACCGTCTCTGCTGAGTTCTCTGTAAAGTTCAGGCCGGCTACTATTACACGTGATCTTTTGTGTTAAGTGCTGCTGACCTGCAGAAACTGTTGTACATACTGGGATGAGTACTACTACTTAAATGCTAGCCATTAAGATTGGAGATCTTAAGAAATTACCCGAACTAATGTAAGAAATCCTTTTTATAACTTAACAGCTACTACGTACTTATCATTTTGTGTAATGCTTTTGTTTGAGGGCGGTCTTGGCTGATTGTCACAgtaattgtaatttaattatgtaGCGTTGTTACATGCAACCATTAACTTCCCAACACTGCCTGCTCTAAAGCATAATCCTTACCTGACAGAATTTCAGCTCTGTGATTGGGTGATTTTTTTAACCGAAATGTTCCTTAGGTTAACTTCTATCCTTGTGTTTATGAACATCACCTTTACGTTTAGCTTTTTTAATAATCATTTTCTAAATCTGCTGCTTATTTTTTGTACTACTTTGTGCTCCAATTGTTACCTAACATTGTCAAAGCAGAAAATAACTGGCAGTTTTACTACAGGAAGGCTTTCTTTATGATCCCTGCTTGTCTCTGTCATTTACTCAGCACCTCTTACACACAACACACTTCATGTTCTCCTTTTCGTACCTTCATCCAGAGCATCTGAGGCCTCCGcttccctcctccttctcaCAGCTCTTTGTTTCTCCTCTAGCCTCTGTTTCTCTGAGTTTGCCTCGTCCCATCGCCCCTCCTCCATCAGCCTCTGGTCGGGTCTCAAACGACTGTCGGTCAGTCCCACTCCATCCTCCTGCTCGTTCAGGGTCAGTGCCAGTGCTGAGAAGTAGTACATGTTCTCAGCATTCTCCCTGAGAGAGCGAGAGGACATTGACAGGAGTCACACAGTGTAATGCTGTATAATCAATGATACTGGCTCAGCATTGCAGCAACTACTCATATATTGCAATGTTCTGCCTCATGAGGCTGATGAGACGTACGGGAGAGGGTATTTCTTCCACAGCAGTTTGGGCGACAATGTCTGATAGACCGTCTTCTGCTTGCCCTCTGATCCACTGCCCCCTCGGCTGCTCTGAACGATCTTGGCACTCTCAATTTTATCATCCCATGTACCAGAGAGGATGTAGTGAGCCTGGCCTCCACTGTCTGCCACCACACCAGTCACCTGGAAATAACAATagagaaaaataagaataaGGAAAACAAAGCTCCATGTCCTTTCCTCCTAATGTTAAGCACTTAGATGCTCAGTCCCAAATCAGTCACTACCAATGCAGGCAGCATCGTGCCCCATTTTTAGATAACTGGTATGACTCCAAAGGAGGTTACCTCACTGCAATGTGACCTCATACCGTGAACTTCTTCTATATCACActactgtacagtatgtactaATATATATGTGGGTACTGTCCAGCAGGAGGCAGCATCGCACATATTAACCCCTCATCATATGACGTCATGCCAAGGTCGGGCACATAAGCATGAAGGAGGCATTTACCTTCCGAGGAATGTCCCTGGAGAAATAACTGTAGGGAGAGAACTTGAGTTGGCAGGTCTCCTTGGTCCTGTGATTCACAATCTCAATGTCCCCCGActgtacaaacacagacatagtgagagagacaaacacagagagaatgATAGTATATCAGCGCTGTttacagcagagacagacacgTATCCTGACCATATACTAATCTCAACCCAATCTGATGTTGaagagaaatacttttttaaaccaAGTTTCAGGTGCTTCAAAGTAAcaatgtggagtttttgacaaCTAGTGGTGCTATAGAGCAATATTTTAATGAGCAGGTGTTCATATTGTTTGAGTGGATGCCTGCACTGGGGGTGGCGTGATAAACATTTCTGGCCACTCCTGAGGGCCATACCTTTTAATTTTCATACTTAAAGCTGGAGTGCAGAACGTTTGTCTCCCTCCTCTGACAGTAAGAGTAATAATATAAACACTGTTGATGCATTACAACATGTACAGGTGAGCTTGCATCATCTCCCCCGCCCCATGGAccgctctttttttttttttttttttttttttacatcagtcCTTCCTCTTTTTTATCCGGTGCATACATTCAAGAACTTTTCCTGGATGTTTCTTAGGATTTTACGCCACAGCTTACACCATACTacttgtctctgtctccacccttcctttttttttaacatttatttcaaAGTATTAACATACACAGTatcagaagaaaaaacagaatcacacacatacaaataaagCATTGaggaaagaaaattaaaagcagagaaagacaaagaaaacaaaacaaatctaatGTAAAATCAATACATGAATCTTCCCCCCCTTTAGCTGGGTGATATTAAATGCATCACTTCTTGTGCACCCGCGTGGGAAAGTCGCCACAAACTACCAACACTAAAACTCTAGTgtactgtaaaataaacaaagctTTCCCTGGTGGCAATCGGCTGAGTCAGCATTGTGTGAACTCACTTGACAATGGCTTGAATGTAGCAGACGTCCATTTACATGTTAAAGTTTTGCACTCCAGCTTTAACCTGTGACACACGTTCTTTTCGTTTGTGGTATCCAACAGCCATAACATTAAAATCTCATGCTGTCACATGCTGTAATCCTAGTTCAATGATAATATGCCCAGGCTGTACAGATCAACCTTTCTGGCCTCACTTGCTGTGCTCCTGACAGCACTGTCTGCTGTTGCACTAGCTGGCAGTAGAGAAGGAAAGAGCTGAATAGTTTCTCTAGCTTGCTGTGGAGTTATTTGGCTGACCCCGTTCTGCACCAGAGGGCAGCAGAGTGGCACAGTGATGCATGGGGGCGTTAGGACAAGGCAAAAGTATTGTATGGAGaaagcaaagaaataaaaagtgtgAATATTAGTGAAACTTTTTTCTTGGTGCATGAGCTGAAGAGAGGAATTTGTATCAGCGCAGAggtggttttgtttttgcaagAGTAGTGTCTTAAACTAAATATGCCGACAGCCAAAACAACAGCTTAtttctttgtgtattttgaCACTTTTGAGGCTACAGTACAATGTATCCCAAGCAGGATCCCAAAAGAAGACCACAATCCAAGGTAATCACATTATGTAAACAACGAGGATTTCATTATAAAAAATGCTTTGCAAGTTTTTCATAAGGTAGGAATTACAATCTTATATTTATAGTGTTTTGGTGCCAAATGCTGAATGTACACAAAGCTCCACACCTTTGATTACATACATCAGCATGAACACTGCCAAAGAAAAGCCATGAACATCCAGGAAATGTTGGATATTTGCAAACTATTCAATATTATTTACTTATTATGCTTTCGTTAAATAAGTCAGAGCTGATATTCCTGTAGTAGTGTGTGGCCAAGATGTCTAATTATTCCACATACCAATGTGCCTCTGATGTTCTGATCTTTAGGCCTTCTTTcaaggttacacacacacacacaaattgagacgacacacaacacaactggaaaaaggaaaaaaaaaagtggggaaaaaacaagAATTCTTTTTCTCAACAAGGCGACACCATtctgtacagacagacagacagacatgcagatGTGAAGCCCACCCCTCCCCCTCACATAACTGGGCCATCTCACAGAAAGAAGAATCTGTTATTTTAGGGTGTTATTAGAGATCAAAGCTGAAGATAAATCCCTAGAGATTGTGAAGCTCCTTATCCATGTGCTGTAAGGCTTTGATTCCCTTCTTCACAGTGCTCTGCTCTGCTGGTCTGTACCACACACTACTACACGGCAGAGGAAAACAGGCTACTCTGGAGGGTCAGAGGCCCTAGGGCAGGGCTGTGGGTTTGAAGCTGTCGAAGAGAGGTGTTCACAAACAGACCTGGTCAATCCACAGCTTGCCCACAATGATGTTGTGCACCGTGGAGGTGACCTTTCTCCACACGTAGTGGTTCCCGCTGGCGTGAAAGTGCAGGTGAATGGCACCTGGGGAGGGACAGGgaggaaagaggaaagaaaCATCACAGCTGCTCTGTAAGTAATCTTCAATCACAGACCTGAAAGTGATGTGTTAGATTGTGTTGTGTGTAAGTGTTTGATTGTAGGTTTCCCTTTCATGATTGTCATAATGGTCAGTTCTACCTGCAGCAGCTGAAAAACATATCATCTAGCACATGTAATCCCCTGTACGCAGACCTAACCCTGGAAGATTGATAACATGAATTTGAACACAAAAAGCTTTCcacttaagattttttttctcaacatgGCACCTCACAGCAGGCGTATCATGGGAAGGGAGAGAAGTCAGATAAATACCACTGCAACTCTTGGCTGGACCTACATCTATCAAATCTTTCATTTATCTGAGCCAACAGACCCCTGCTCTCTGCTGTCCCGGTGCAATAAAGAGCTCCCTTTATACCTATACTTTATGTATGTGTCAAAAGGGTCATAAACCTCTCCTAATTCATTCTCACACCCTTTCTTTTGGCTTTAGGCTGTGCGGAGGCAGCGCAGTCGTCTACTATTCTCCAGTGGGGTGTGGAGTCCTTCTTGAGTAAACTCTGCTGGTGTGGTTGTTAAATTTGCATGATTGAACCTTTTTGTACTCATATAGTTTGTTTGCTTCCCCACTGAATATGAAATATCTTACCCAGAGGCATTATAGAGAGGTATTTGCCACGGAACTTGCTGGCGATGGTGATTTCCTGCCACAGGGTCCAGCCTCGCTGGGAAATCACATGATGTGCAGCTGCAGGGGGGTGATGGCTCACCTTAGGAGAAAGATAAAGGTTAAGTATATTCATATAAGCACGGGCTGACCCTGTGTACCTTATGCACATCAGTGAGTGTGTAAGCAAAAACTCCCTGTGTCCATGTTACCTGCTCACAAAGCGAGCGGTAGCCAAACTCCTCCCGCCGGTCAAGCTCATAAGTCTCGCCTAAGAGGGGGTTGAAGGGCTTGGCTGTACGGTGCACCGTGGTGGAGTAGGATGAGACAGAGAAGGCAGCGACCAGGCACATCTGCTCCAGGGAGGAGTCACAGCGCGCCGCCTTGTCCAGAAGCTCATGATACTCCAGGTCCTCGGTGAGACGCTGCAGCATCGACAGGGGCTCGTTGAAGTTTACCTGAATGGGCGGATCAAGACGTCATGACACGCACACATTTATGTCAACCAGTCAGCTAGAAGGAAAGCCATGACTCATACACTCACAGGCATGGGAATTTTGGAGAGCTCCTTGCCGATGCAGTTCTTCATGATGCTCCACAAATTGAGAGAGTAGTTGGGCTTGTCTGGGACACGAGTCCGCCTCTGTCTGCGGGGCTGCAGCTCCTTCCCTGACACATCATTACAGCTGGGAGACATCTGGGATTAGGTGGAAAGGGAAAGGTTGGAGGATGAGATGGTTGTCTTTTAACTTTGTGTGGAGAGAATATTCAATTTTGAGAAATAGTTTCAGCTTCACGGACAGCTTGGCAGCACATCACCCTGTGCAGACAGAATGACAGAGCGAgtgagagacaggaggagagggaacAGAGGAGGCAGATGTGTGATAGAGAGACAAAGAAGCAAGGGAGAGTTGAGGGGAGAGAAGTGCAGATGTTTGACTGGTAATTAACATTTAGTGGAATGAAATAGCTGTGTATCTTTGGCACCACAGGGGTGACAGCGACACTGCATGACACACATTGATAaaggctgcgtgtgtgtgtgcgtgagcaTGGGATGACTGCAGGGTAGGATAGTGGGACTGTGAGCACAGCAAGTGAAGACGgttatataaataaatcaatgagcTGTGATCTTTCCAGCGGCACACATTAATCTGTATTAAGATTACAAAATTCAGCAGTGTCCACAAATGTCAGTCCTATTAGTCAGACTAGTTAGGACAACAGTCACTTACATGGTCGTCCTGGTTCCAGTCACTGGGCTGACCTCCGCTCGCTCCACTCAAATTACTCTGGGATCGCCTGGAAGAAAATGAACAGCTTTTCTACAACGAGCAGTGGACATATAAACACACTCAATGTCCCTCTCTTTCTATTTTgccactcgcacacacacaacaaaacacaatacacacaaggGAGTAAACAGATTGGTGGGTATTATAGATGAATGCTGTGTAACCGTTACCATCATTCTTAATGGGGCTACTGGAGTTGAGGGATATGTTGCTAGAGATGAGCCATAACAATGATGAGAAAAAGAACACTAAAGGTACTcgagacattttttaaaaagtaaagaaagaaagcaCAAGCTCTGCAGAAAGAAGTACAGTTGCCTGCAAGAGACTGACGCGATGCAGCAAACAAATACGCCATAAAAATGTACTGAGAGAGcaaaagcagaaacagaaatTGGTTTATTTTGCTGCAGGAGAGCAGACAGGGATGAGAgtcttgtgtcatttttttctgtatcaCTCAGAGTCAGCTCATCTAACAAAATCCAAGAGTGAAGGGCACACTGCTCTGTAATTTGTGTGTGTAGGTTAATTGGCCCATCATGAGCCATCATCGGACGCTTGTTCAGCTGTCAGCCAGAGTCAAATTCACTATTATGACAAATTAGAGTATCCACAGAGTGATTGTACATGTGCAGACTAAATATTAAAACTCAATCTCTATATCTGTCTTTCAACTGTCCTGTTGTTTGGGTaaatttagaaaacaaaaaggatccCTGTGTGTGACTGACCTGTGCTGTGTGTTCTCAGTGGCAGTCACTGTGATAAATGCAGGGGAATCCTCCATGGCATCAAAGTACTCAgtatcttcatc harbors:
- the osbp2b gene encoding oxysterol-binding protein 2 isoform X4, encoding MINACRDFLDLAETHSRRWQRALQYEREQRTHLEETIEQLAKQHNSLERAWREAPTLVSTTPSAPTANKGGSERLHKEEASDEDEDTEYFDAMEDSPAFITVTATENTQHRRSQSNLSGASGGQPSDWNQDDHMSPSCNDVSGKELQPRRQRRTRVPDKPNYSLNLWSIMKNCIGKELSKIPMPVNFNEPLSMLQRLTEDLEYHELLDKAARCDSSLEQMCLVAAFSVSSYSTTVHRTAKPFNPLLGETYELDRREEFGYRSLCEQVSHHPPAAAHHVISQRGWTLWQEITIASKFRGKYLSIMPLGAIHLHFHASGNHYVWRKVTSTVHNIIVGKLWIDQSGDIEIVNHRTKETCQLKFSPYSYFSRDIPRKVTGVVADSGGQAHYILSGTWDDKIESAKIVQSSRGGSGSEGKQKTVYQTLSPKLLWKKYPLPENAENMYYFSALALTLNEQEDGVGLTDSRLRPDQRLMEEGRWDEANSEKQRLEEKQRAVRRRREAEASDALDEGKEYEGYQPLWFHQRRDSVTGETNFVYKGGYWESKERQDWSMCPDIF
- the osbp2b gene encoding oxysterol-binding protein 2 isoform X1, which produces MSEQGKGSASASAAAPAPGSDTYKGWLFKWTNYLKGYQRRWFVLSNGLLSYYRTQAEMAHTCRGTINLATAHIDTEDACNIVLSSGGRTYHLKASTEVERQRWVTALELAKAKAIRMMNDQSDDSGDEEPTSQSDRSEIQGTLKILVSKLDDLSTCNDLIAKHGAALQRSLSELEGLKIPVEGGEKIKAVNERATLFRITSNAMINACRDFLDLAETHSRRWQRALQYEREQRTHLEETIEQLAKQHNSLERAWREAPTLVSTTPSAPTANKGGSERLHKEEASDEDEDTEYFDAMEDSPAFITVTATENTQHRRSQSNLSGASGGQPSDWNQDDHMSPSCNDVSGKELQPRRQRRTRVPDKPNYSLNLWSIMKNCIGKELSKIPMPVNFNEPLSMLQRLTEDLEYHELLDKAARCDSSLEQMCLVAAFSVSSYSTTVHRTAKPFNPLLGETYELDRREEFGYRSLCEQVSHHPPAAAHHVISQRGWTLWQEITIASKFRGKYLSIMPLGAIHLHFHASGNHYVWRKVTSTVHNIIVGKLWIDQSGDIEIVNHRTKETCQLKFSPYSYFSRDIPRKVTGVVADSGGQAHYILSGTWDDKIESAKIVQSSRGGSGSEGKQKTVYQTLSPKLLWKKYPLPENAENMYYFSALALTLNEQEDGVGLTDSRLRPDQRLMEEGRWDEANSEKQRLEEKQRAVRRRREAEASDALDEGKEYEGYQPLWFHQRRDSVTGETNFVYKGGYWESKERQDWSMCPDIF
- the osbp2b gene encoding oxysterol-binding protein 2 isoform X2, with the protein product MKGRSCWESGTVRSLCNSGCLSKVNQDDSGDEEPTSQSDRSEIQGTLKILVSKLDDLSTCNDLIAKHGAALQRSLSELEGLKIPVEGGEKIKAVNERATLFRITSNAMINACRDFLDLAETHSRRWQRALQYEREQRTHLEETIEQLAKQHNSLERAWREAPTLVSTTPSAPTANKGGSERLHKEEASDEDEDTEYFDAMEDSPAFITVTATENTQHRRSQSNLSGASGGQPSDWNQDDHMSPSCNDVSGKELQPRRQRRTRVPDKPNYSLNLWSIMKNCIGKELSKIPMPVNFNEPLSMLQRLTEDLEYHELLDKAARCDSSLEQMCLVAAFSVSSYSTTVHRTAKPFNPLLGETYELDRREEFGYRSLCEQVSHHPPAAAHHVISQRGWTLWQEITIASKFRGKYLSIMPLGAIHLHFHASGNHYVWRKVTSTVHNIIVGKLWIDQSGDIEIVNHRTKETCQLKFSPYSYFSRDIPRKVTGVVADSGGQAHYILSGTWDDKIESAKIVQSSRGGSGSEGKQKTVYQTLSPKLLWKKYPLPENAENMYYFSALALTLNEQEDGVGLTDSRLRPDQRLMEEGRWDEANSEKQRLEEKQRAVRRRREAEASDALDEGKEYEGYQPLWFHQRRDSVTGETNFVYKGGYWESKERQDWSMCPDIF
- the osbp2b gene encoding oxysterol-binding protein 2 isoform X3, whose translation is MDAQECKHDDSGDEEPTSQSDRSEIQGTLKILVSKLDDLSTCNDLIAKHGAALQRSLSELEGLKIPVEGGEKIKAVNERATLFRITSNAMINACRDFLDLAETHSRRWQRALQYEREQRTHLEETIEQLAKQHNSLERAWREAPTLVSTTPSAPTANKGGSERLHKEEASDEDEDTEYFDAMEDSPAFITVTATENTQHRRSQSNLSGASGGQPSDWNQDDHMSPSCNDVSGKELQPRRQRRTRVPDKPNYSLNLWSIMKNCIGKELSKIPMPVNFNEPLSMLQRLTEDLEYHELLDKAARCDSSLEQMCLVAAFSVSSYSTTVHRTAKPFNPLLGETYELDRREEFGYRSLCEQVSHHPPAAAHHVISQRGWTLWQEITIASKFRGKYLSIMPLGAIHLHFHASGNHYVWRKVTSTVHNIIVGKLWIDQSGDIEIVNHRTKETCQLKFSPYSYFSRDIPRKVTGVVADSGGQAHYILSGTWDDKIESAKIVQSSRGGSGSEGKQKTVYQTLSPKLLWKKYPLPENAENMYYFSALALTLNEQEDGVGLTDSRLRPDQRLMEEGRWDEANSEKQRLEEKQRAVRRRREAEASDALDEGKEYEGYQPLWFHQRRDSVTGETNFVYKGGYWESKERQDWSMCPDIF